In Columba livia isolate bColLiv1 breed racing homer chromosome 8, bColLiv1.pat.W.v2, whole genome shotgun sequence, a single genomic region encodes these proteins:
- the AXDND1 gene encoding axonemal dynein light chain domain-containing protein 1, with protein MPATGAPVPGPKPDGRKTSGALWVGSVCTNPSEISKLRGTSRMLDPTRPVSSSLEHSFVPEEVFRSLTCASSSLYSSEYLQSPQTTRTPMGFKGCLQTPDRIWHYPNRRGKLRHLTDHPVSLTGAGRDVSYLCDVATGQEAKKAMASRSAFAGSRWHRQGSLDTVPCPPQATLADSLVPKEFHIVKNRGVLPLKYFDGKYTTLLKDREKKLRLFPSIKPSGRLEVIQLMEAMDSMLEKAGVDKLIRVTGPSQLHEMLELIKAEQNIYNIVFHELIRQVSVDCVERGQLLSKLRQRYVDLMERIPEQIKTLYNKMMAQRLVDTHITEELLYFKESVGQLASELCKIQEHDHEMSKEAEETQEELAVAMEEAEESANLLEEYRELYELQRRRLEQQILLLAQERDIWISAACDLAMKIIDRNQFTLVRRLHVSGRTLTNILKHFMVLLASKDTRDLADLQEETEQFRERLVRIEAEMEFSEESSQGKLQIACGSLNKWLQYFHHSDPSSPMNEKLLDEILQDIKNLINMLEEDLEQFRGEVHLRRTESLRSTVRLQEHWAELGQTLLNRHKDSAGALSPQHSALEEITQTTCELYRQYNIRISGNNGTIKFLTALLKSMEDWLFKVQKLKRGSGTHEAELQVFYHKIPAWLAQMDAAMSCIGSSQLHQAGSDEKPHFPVVPREFFKMIQQWVLSLNTEVEKKVTYLTERVTELHHNLTMWLVNLLKYLAADRLSWECPPRQKSDTEMDEELRLLGVNKLQHEAQELVAEMCRHSGSIVSCCRDVVDAIVRKKRAEMDAEADFELKELNKIKAECCNWIQACSLLLSEIKGTRISILHLEDLRNLFESEEELRDLFRSEEKLRYFFGSEEEQRNLFGSEEEQRSLFGLEDLQPNFKLKDTLISSTQEELEAEDAVTEEETSEVKEETAVLQQPGAGTDSLTDNNEATADMIRYVGHDSNVHLKSLKSDIVSVTGREMTASKPSTPFSQKEFEALAMLEHLQAQVLEREIRAQNAEERSEDLEKKLEEALQRIKDLEIELEKEGEVIPEAIHKEEQEECIQESVSEVKTCSSPKASTSGQSKKSKKKQTLKKSKT; from the exons ATGCCTGCAACTGGAGCGCCGGTTCCTGGACCAAAACCTGATGGAAGGAAGACGAGCGGTGCCTTGTGGGTGGGCTCAGTCTGCACAAACCCCTCAG AGATCTCCAAGTTGAGGGGTACCTCAAGGATGCTTGACCCCACCAGGCCAGTTTCTTCCTCCCTGGAGCATAGTTTTGTTCCAGAGGAGGTTTTCCGAAGCCTGACTTGTGCCAGCAGTTCTCTCTACAGCTCAGAGTACTTACAGTCCCCACAAACCACCAGAACCCCAATGGGCTTCAAG GGCTGCCTGCAAACCCCAGATCGGATTTGGCATTATCCTAATCGTCGAGGCAAGTTGAGACACCTGACAGACCACCCTGTCAGTTTGACGGGTGCTGGAAG GGATGTCTCTTACCTGTGTGACGTTGCAACTGGCCAAGAAGCCAAGAAAGCAATGGCCAGCAGAAGCGCTTTTGCTGGGAGTCGCTGGCACCGGCAAGGGAGCCTTGATACAGTCCCATGTCCTCCT CAAGCAACCCTAGCAGATAGTCTGGTTCCCAAGGAATTTCACATTGTGAAGAACAGGGGAGTTTTGCCCCTGAAGTACTTTGATGG tAAATACACAACACTGCTCAAAGACCGTGAAAAGAAACTGCGGCTGTTCCCATCCAT AAAACCTTCTGGGAGGCTAGAGGTGATCCAGCTGATGGAGGCAATGGACAGCATGTTGGAAAAAGCTGGAGTAGACAAGCTAATCAGAGTAACAGGACCTTCACAG CTGCATGAAATGCTGGAGCTgataaaagcagagcagaacatCTACAACATTGTTTTCCATGAGCTGATTCGTCAGGTCAGCGTGGACTGTGTGGAGAGAGGACAACTGCTTTCGAAGCTCAG GCAGAGGTATGTGGATCTCATGGAGAGGATTCCTGAACAGATCAAAACCCTCTACAACAAAATGATGGCACAGCGGTTGGTTGACACGCATATTACAGAAGAACTTCTCTATTTTAAGGAATCTGTTGGACAGCTGGCCAG TGAGCTGTGCAAGATACAAGAGCATGACCATGAGATGagcaaagaagcagaagaaactcAGGAGGAGCTGGCTGTGGCCATGGAGGAAGCTGAGGAGAGTGCAAA CCTTTTGGAAGAGTATCGGGAGTTATACGAGTTACAGAGACGACGACTGGAACAGCAAATTCTGCTGCTAGCCCAAGAGAGAGACATCTGGATCTCAGCTGCCTGTGACCTGGCTATGAAG ATAATAGACAGAAACCAGTTCACGTTGGTTCGCAGGCTCCATGTTAGTGGAAGAACACTGACCAACATTCTCAAGCATTTCATGGTCCTCTTGGCCTCAAAG GACACGAGAGACCTGGCCGATCTGCAGGAAGAGACCGAGCAGTTCAGGGAGAGGCTGGTTCGCATTGAAGCAGAAATGGAGTTTTCCGAGGAGTCCAGCCAGGGAAAATTGCAAATCGCCTGCGGCAGCCTCAACAAGTGGCTTCAGTACTTCCATCACAGTGACCC CTCCTCTCCAATGAATGAAAAGCTACTAGATGAAATCCTACAAGATATCAAGAACTTGATAAAT atgcTGGAAGAAGATCTAGAGCAGTTCAGAGGGGAGGTCCACCTAAGAAGGACTGAAAGTCTGAGGAGCACTGTCAGGCTGCAGGAGcactgggcagagctgggacaaACGCTGCTGAATCGACACAAGGACTCTGCTGGAGCGTTGTCTCCACAGCACTCTGCCCTGGAAGAAATAACCCAAACGACATGTGAACTCTACCGGCAATACAATATAAGGATAAGCGGGAATAACG GCACAATTAAGTTTTTGACAGCCTTGCTGAAAAGTATGGAAGACTGGTTATTCAAGGTGCAAAAGCTGAAGAGAGGCTCTGGCACACatgaagcagagctgcaggtgtTTTATCACAAAATTCCTGCATGGCTGGCCCAGATGGACGCAGCAATGAGCTGTATAGGCTCCAGCCAGCTGCATCAAGCTGGGAGCGATGAGAAACCACATTTCCC ggtgGTACCTAGAGAATTTTTTAAGATGATTCAGCAATGGGTTCTGTCTCTGAATACTGAGGTTGAGAAGAAAGTCACGTATCTTACTGAAAGA GTGACAGAACTGCACCACAACCTGACCATGTGGCTGGTGAATTTGCTGAAATACCTGGCAGCAGATCGCTTGTCCTGGGAGTGTCCCCCACGACAAAAGTCAGACACTGAGATGGACGAGGAGCTCAGACTTCTGGGGGTTAATAAGCTGCAGCATGAAGCTCAAGAGCTGGTTGCAGAGATGTGCAGACACTCTGGTTCTATAGTCAG CTGCTGCCGTGACGTTGTTGATGCAATCGTACGAAAGAAACGGGCCGAGATGGATGCAGAAGCTGATTTTGAGCTGAAGGAGCTGAATAAGATCAAG GCTGAGTGCTGCAATTGGATTCAAGCGTGTAGTCTTCTCCTTTCAGAGATCAAAGGCACTCGTATCTCCATTCTACATTTAGAAGACCTGAGAAACCTCTTTGAATCAGAGGAAGAACTGAGAGATCTCTTTAGATCAGAGGAAAAACTGAGATACTTCTTTGGATCGGAGGAAGAACAGAGGAACCTCTTTGGATCGGAGGAAGAACAGAGAAGCCTCTTTGGACTGGAG GATTTGCAGCCAAATTTTAAGCTTAAGGACACTCTTATTTCCTCAACTCAGGAAGAACTTGAAGCTGAAGATGCCGTAACAgaggaagaaacatcagaagtaaaagaggaaactgcTGTTTTGCAG CAGCCAGGTGCTGGTACAGATTCTCTGACTGATAACAATGAAGCTACTGCAGACATGATCAGATATGTCGGACATGACTCCAACGTCCACCTGAAGTCTCTGAAGTCAGACATCGTTTCGGTTACAGGG AGGGAGATGACTGCCTCCAAGCCCTCAACTCCCTTTTCTCAGAAAGAGTTTGAAGCCCTGGCAATGCTGGAACATCTGCAAGCGCAGGTCCT agaaagagagatcCGTGCTCAGAATGCAGAGGAGAGATCTGAAGATCTTGAAAAGAAACTGGAAGAAGCTCTGCAGAGAATCAAAGATCTAGAGATTGAGCTAGAGAAAGAGGGGGAAGTCATCCCAGAAGCAATACACAAAGAAGAGCAAG aagaatGTATCCAAGAAAGTGTCTCAGAAGTCAAGACCTGCTCATCTCCCAAAGCTTCTACCTCTGGCCAGTCCAAGaaatcaaaaaaaaagcaaacattaaaGAAGAGCAAAACCTGA
- the NPHS2 gene encoding podocin, translated as MRMDKRSRSNSRESHKRHRDSPGTQSKREKRESSREAGKRRGDTKQEKAKEIKSTTGTDGRVHTSTVVDVDDVISDEEMEAMALLDSEQPEEGVKSPGLGVCEWLLTILSFMFVIMTFPISVWFCMKVVREYERAIVFRLGRLLPGRARGPGLFFFLPCLDTYHKVDLRLKTLEIPFHQVVTKDMVTLEIDAVCYYRLENASLLLTTLTSISSAIQLLVQTTTKRLLAHRAFSELLLERKSISQEIKVALDAVTGCWGIKVERTEINNVQLPAEVRQSLAVEAEAQRQAKVQVIAAEGEKAASESLRMAAEILSSAPAAAQLRYLHALHSLTAEKPAAFILPLPLDAMNLVSSATHSPPAVSSLLTDTTKQPESPKDKKDSPML; from the exons ATGAGGATGGATAAGAGGTCTCGGAGCAATTCCAGGGAGTCTCATAAGAGACACAGAGACTCGCCAGGTACACAGAGCAAACgggagaagagggagagcagcagagaagccGGCAAAAGAAGGGGCGACACAAagcaggagaaagcaaaggagatcAAGAGCACCACAGGGACCGACGGTAGGGTGCACACATCCACAGTGGTGGATGTAGATGATGTGATATCTGATGAAGAGATGGAGGCGATGGCGTTGCTGGACAGCGAGCAGCCAGAGGAAG GTGTAAAGTCTCCAGGTCTAGGTGTCTGTGAGTGGCTTCTGACCATCTTATCTTTCATGTTCGTCATAATGACCTTCCCCATTTCTGTCTGGTTCTGCATGAAG GTAGTGCGGGAATATGAGAGAGCCATCGTTTTCAGACTTGGGCGTCTTCTCCCTGGCAGAGCTAGAGGGCCTG gccttttctttttccttccctgtctgGACACATACCACAAGGTAGACCTTCGCCTCAAAACCCTAGAGATCCCGTTCCATCAG GTGGTGACCAAAGACATGGTTACCTTGGAGATAGATGCTGTCTGCTACTACCGTTTGGAGAATGCCTCTCTTCTCCTCACCACTCTGACCAGCATCTCCAGCGCCATTCAGCTGCTGGTGCAGACCACCACAAAGCGCCTCCTGGCACATCGAGCCTTCTCTGAACTTCTCTTGGAGAGGAAGAGCATCAGCCAGGAGATAAAG GTGGCTTTGGATGCGGTCACGGGCTGCTGGGGGATCAAAGTGGAGAGAACAGAAAT CAACAATGTGCAGCTGCCTGCTGAAGTCCGGCAGTCCCTGGCCGTGGAAGCAGAGGCCCAGAGACAAGCCAAAGTGCAG GTGATCGCTGCCGAGGGGGAAAAGGCAGCATCCGAGTCCCTGCGGATGGCAGCCGAGATCCTGTCCAGtgcccctgctgctgctcagctccgTTACCTCCACGCTCTGCACTCCCTCACTGCAGAGAAACCTGCTGCTTTCATCTTGCCCTTGCCTCTGGATGCCATGAACCTGGTCTCTTCAGCTACTCACAGTCCTCCGGCCGTGAGCAGCCTCCTCACAGACACCACAAAGCAACCAGAAAGCCCGAAAGACAAGAAGGACTCACCCATGCTCTAA